One window from the genome of Pieris napi chromosome 3, ilPieNapi1.2, whole genome shotgun sequence encodes:
- the LOC125063482 gene encoding ubiquitin carboxyl-terminal hydrolase MINDY-3 homolog: MLDNSTEDQTSTSSIVQEGNMSAGTASLERELTSTRRLLWGNNVKEDVFRRWAQGFQFSTDEPSALIQQEGGPCAAIAPVQGFLLKILLSETPGHTLHDLTSEKCNSLLVRAVCMILSQCLAAKYNVAVYRKGEAGTEGSSSVNVSVDEQSFDAIENFHRRLEVHTFQTLSEVESFYNRNIRILKDKYGVLLLLYSVILSKGLETVEAELSELSDPLIHSTYGYGSQGLINLMLTGRAVAHVWDHDQVVGGLRLRGIERQNDIGFLTIMEHMQYCTVGSFYKNPKHPVWVLASETHLTVLFSMERRLAAPETAGESAERIFRSFDPEGNNFIPSAALQDVLCAADLVSEPEYVELMRRKLDSENLGIILLSAFMDEFFPGCEHGAPDTFTLHHYNGLSRSNPGGRVVYRTGRAALLECPMRAATTDPMLTCLQTKWPSIDIVWDDGHSPSLN; encoded by the coding sequence ATGTTAGATAATTCGACCGAAGATCAAACGAGTACTTCGAGTATAGTACAAGAAGGTAATATGAGCGCTGGCACAGCGTCATTAGAACGTGAGTTAACAAGTACGCGACGGCTATTGTGGGGGAACAATGTCAAAGAAGACGTGTTTAGACGATGGGCACAGGGCTTTCAATTTAGTACTGACGAACCAAGTGCTCTCATCCAGCAAGAAGGAGGACCATGCGCTGCTATTGCTCCTGTTCAAGGCTTTCTGCTAAAAATTCTTCTCTCAGAGACTCCAGGTCACACTTTACATGACTTGACCTCGGAGAAGTGCAATTCTCTTTTGGTTAGGGCTGTGTGTATGATATTAAGCCAGTGTTTAGCTGCTAAATACAATGTTGCAGTTTACCGCAAAGGTGAGGCAGGAACAGAAGGCAGTTCCAGTGTGAATGTCAGTGTAGATGAACAGTCTTTTGATGCTATTGAAAACTTTCATAGAAGACTAGAAGTACATACATTTCAAACATTATCTGAAGTAGAATCTTTTTACAATCGAAATATCCGAATTCTAAAGGATAAATATGGTGTTCTGCTTTTATTGTATAGTGTCATTCTTAGCAAAGGTTTAGAAACTGTAGAGGCTGAACTATCAGAACTATCAGATCCATTAATTCATTCAACCTATGGATATGGATCACAAGGACTAATAAATCTAATGTTAACGGGACGGGCTGTGGCCCACGTCTGGGATCATGATCAAGTTGTGGGTGGCCTTCGTTTAAGAGGAATTGAAAGGCAAAATGATATTGGTTTTCTTACCATAATGGAACATATGCAATATTGTACAGTTGgctcattttataaaaatccaaAGCATCCTGTTTGGGTGTTAGCTTCCGAAACCCATTTGACTGTACTTTTCTCTATGGAAAGACGCCTTGCTGCACCAGAAACAGCAGGGGAGTCCGCTGAGCGTATATTTAGATCTTTTGACCCTGAAGGTAATAATTTCATACCATCAGCTGCCCTCCAAGATGTTTTATGTGCAGCAGATCTTGTCAGTGAACCAGAATATGTGGAATTAATGAGAAGGAAGCTTGACTCAGAGAATCTAGGAATAATATTGTTGAGTGCATTTATGGACGAGTTTTTTCCTGGCTGTGAGCATGGTGCACCAGACACATTCACATTACACCACTATAATGGTCTATCTCGAAGCAACCCTGGAGGCAGAGTAGTTTACAGAACTGGAAGAGCTGCATTGCTTGAATGTCCAATGCGAGCCGCAACTACAGACCCTATGCTTACCTGTCTACAGACCAAGTGGCCTAGCATTGACATTGTGTGGGATGATGGGCACTCACCCTCCTTAAATTAG
- the LOC125063633 gene encoding uncharacterized protein LOC125063633: MTRNPRHVSYEQIKAVVEFMGRHVDLASGSLRTLQDRHLNRKLWNELSNIVNNMQSGTKKTADGWRKYWNDFKNKLKRKVILINRKYSSYRPNLKPLNKLERQILEILGPDFAKAGYHSGKHRAINHRLPKVKLEEHNFDMGGNVNESSDKLSDSEKNESEAGESDDEVSETDNNRMQLQNIYPKWLIEIEKKRTDIELRRAKAEEKQADIAAQNAETARNQVEALRKLTDAVSTQAEAMLRIASVLESKIHPIEDALAL, from the exons atgactcGGAATCCTCGCCATGTATCGTATGAACAAATTAAAGCTGTAGTTGAATTTATGGGACGGCACGTAGATTTAGCAAGCGGTTCCCTACGCACGCTCCAAGATCGACACTTGAATAGAAAACTCTGGAATGAGCTTTCGAATATCGTAAATAATATGCAAAGTGGTACTAAGAAGACAGCAGATGGTTGGAGAAAG TACTGGAatgatttcaaaaataaacttaaaagaaaggtgattttaataaatcgtaAATATTCAAGCTATAGACCTAATTTAAAGCCACTCAATAAGCTGGAGAGACAAATATTGGAAATATTAGGACCAGACTTTGCCAAAGCAGGGTATCATTCAGGAAAACATAGGGCCATA AATCACCGTCTACCAAAAGTCAAGTTGGAAGAACACAATTTTGATATGGGTGGCAATGTTAATGAATCTAGTGACAAATTAAGTG ATAGTGAAAAAAATGAAAGCGAGGCAGGTGAGAGTGATGATGAAGTATCTGAGACTGACAACAACAGGATGCAACTACAAA atatatatccAAAGTGGTtaatagaaatagaaaaaaagagGACAGACATTGAGTTAAGAAGAGCAAAAGCTGAAGAAAAACAGGCTGACATTGCAGCTCAAAATGCAGAAACAGCTAGAAACCAAGTGGAAGCCTTAAGAAAGCTTACTGATGCTGTATCAACACAAGCAGAAGCCATGTTAAGAATAGCTTCTGTATTAGAAAGTAAAATTCACCCTATTGAGGATGCTCTTGCTTTGTGA
- the LOC125063634 gene encoding U3 small nucleolar ribonucleoprotein protein IMP3 has translation MVRKLKFHEQKLLKKVDFISWKIDNNLNEVKVMKKYHIQKREDYTKYNKLSREIRDLANKIKDVDANMEFRTESSAQLLEKLYQMGLIPTRWDLALALNVSASSFCRRRLPVVMVRSKMSQSIKDATKYIEQGHVRVGPEVVKDPAFLVNRSLEDFVTWVDGSAIKKHVMEYNEMRDDFEMV, from the exons ATGGTgcgtaaattaaaattccatgaacaaaaacttttaaaaaaggtAGATTTTATATCATGGAAAATAGATAACAATCTTAATGAAGTCAAggtaatgaaaaaatatcacATCCAAAAGAGGGAGGATTATACTAA GTACAACAAATTGTCAAGAGAAATAAGGGATCtggcaaataaaataaaagatgttGATGCAAATATGGAATTTCGAACAGAGTCCAGTGCTCAATTATTAGAAAAACTATATCAAATGGGTTTAATACCAACTCGATGGGATTTAGCACTTGCACTTAATGTATCAGCTAGTTCTTTTTGTAGAAGAAGATTACCTGTTGTTATGGTTAGAA GTAAAATGTCACAGTCTATTAAGGATGCCACAAAATACATAGAACAAGGACATGTTAGAGTCGGACCAGAAGTAGTAAAGGATCCTGCATTTCTTGTCAATCGATCATTAGAAGACTTTGTCACATGGGTAGATGGGTCTGCTATCAAGAAACATGTTATGGAATATAATGAAATG cGAGATGATTTTGAAATGGTGTAG
- the LOC125063428 gene encoding uncharacterized protein LOC125063428, which yields MNPNDRPNPESFAQYLQSMVKLDSLEKMTADLDRELADSQNIMREIKTLFDSIPNTQHQYQFKRSQHEELARFVEAGAPKLLMPDMVQTNIVDIDNIVASMKTYAEELRKSLNEKECHTNFKSVTIEKLDLTPYAVSLDKLSKSLANVKISTDASGRSAELEGKLSQLCEDVTLFTQMVKVNGRLGEIIQNCTNPSNNPVAPYDNLINKLLADINEVTYLLKNN from the exons atgaatccTAACGATAGACCGAATCCTGAATCATTTGCGCAATATCTGCAGTCCATGGTTAAACTGGATTCTTTGGAAAAAATGACAGCTGATTTAGACAGGGAATTAGCGGATTCACAAAACATAATGAGAGAAATCAAAACACTTTTCGATAGCATTCCAAACACTCAGCATCAGTATCAATTTAAAAGGTCGCAGCACGAAGAACTTGCTAGATTTGTTGAAGCTGGTGCTCCCAAACTACTTATGCCAGATATGGTACAAACAAACATAGTGGACATTGATAATATTGTAGCTTCTATGAAAACCTATGCTGAAGAACTCAGAAAAAgtttaaatgaaaaagaatGCCATACTAATTTCAAATCAGTAACCATAGAAAAATTGGACTTAACTCCGTATGCTGTTAGTCTTGATAAATTGAGCAAGAGTCTTGCTAATGTGAAAATTTCCACTGATGCAAGTGGAAGAAGCGCAGAATTGGAAGGAAAACTAAGTCAACTGTGCGAGGATGTCACTTTGTTTACACAG ATGGTAAAGGTAAATGGCAGATTAGGAGAAATCATTCAAAATTGTACCAATCCATCCAACAATCCCGTGGCTCCATATGACaaccttattaataaattactcgCCGACATAAATGAAGTTACATACTTGCTAAAAAATAACTAG
- the LOC125063427 gene encoding RNA-binding protein 45, producing MTHNSDDRKEDQPNYARLFVVCSRRTKEEDLRKLFEEYGTIDDLHVPRDRTTGENKGYAYIKYKKTSSAALAIKALHLKSINGKPMKVMVAANKNESQLSDQYGDKFTRLFIKIPKEYTETDIIDKFSKFGQVQSVYILKDRKTNTSKGFAYVKYGEFYDAAIAFERCDKTYKAIFAAPKDLKRDRSVLDDESFLPHSQKRARNNSDTFNQQPTFEMNKFNAFTSMAGKEYRTICVKCVPIISEKYIYQLCNIIPGLQKCQYSLDIYNGVCTANVTYEESKYAAYAVQKLNKFEFPSGEIISAKPDANPLAQVATDLTDIVNNFKSSVDSGVDLINLANAIEKASSLIKAAASGQIETKENPNYCNIPLPPLKPKSNTLKVAKRLFIICKPEPPPVPVLHDAFCRFGDLIGVSTFPNKTFGFVKYASHDSAQEAMNVLNGALICGMKLKVIEADEKPHCEDNTVKEELAS from the coding sequence atgaCCCACAACAGCGATGACCGGAAAGAAGACCAACCAAATTACGCTCGACTTTTTGTTGTATGCAGTAGGCGAACTAAAGAAGAAGACTTAAGAAAACTATTTGAAGAGTATGGTACTATAGACGACTTGCATGTTCCACGGGACCGTACTACTGGGGAGAATAAAGGGTATGCCTacattaagtataaaaaaacatcttcCGCTGCTTTAGCAATTAAAGCCTTGCATCTAAAGAGCATCAATGGAAAACCTATGAAAGTTATGGTTGCAGCAAACAAAAATGAGTCTCAACTCTCTGATCAGTATGGAGACAAATTCACAcgactttttataaaaatacctaaagAATATACTGAAACTGACATTATTGACAAGTTTTCTAAATTTGGACAAGTACAATCAGTATACATATTAAAGGATAGGAAGACTAATACCAGTAAAGGGTTTGCATATGTTAAATATGGTGAATTTTATGATGCAGCAATAGCATTTGAAAGATGTGACAAAACTTATAAAGCAATTTTTGCTGCACCTAAAGATTTAAAGCGTGACAGGAGTGTACTTGATGATGAAAGTTTTTTACCTCACTCTCAGAAAAGAGCAAGAAACAATTCAGACACTTTTAACCAACAGCCTACTTTTGAGATGAACAAATTTAATGCCTTTACAAGTATGGCTGGTAAAGAGTACAGAACCATCTGTGTAAAATGTGTCCCAATAATatctgaaaaatatatttatcaactGTGTAACATTATACCTGGATTGCAGAAATGTCAATACTCTTTAGATATTTACAATGGTGTATGTACTGCTAATGTAACTTATGAAGAATCTAAATATGCTGCTTATGCTgtacaaaaactaaacaagTTTGAATTTCCATCAGGAGAAATAATTTCTGCGAAACCAGATGCAAATCCCTTGGCACAAGTAGCAACTGACCTTACAgacatagtaaataattttaaaagttctGTTGATTCAGGGGTAGACCTTATAAATTTGGCAAATGCTATTGAAAAAGCTTCCTCTTTAATTAAAGCTGCAGCTAGTGGTCAAATAGAGACTAAAGAAAATccaaattattgtaatataccATTACCTCCTCTCAAACCTAAATCAAATACTTTAAAAGTTGCAAAAAGATTGTTTATCATTTGTAAACCTGAACCACCCCCTGTGCCAGTGCTGCATGATGCATTTTGTCGATTTGGTGACCTTATTGGTGTCTCTACTTTTCCAAATAAGACATTTGGCTTTGTAAAATATGCTTCACACGATTCGGCACAGGAAGCCATGAATGTTTTAAATGGAGCACTAATATGTGGAATGAAGCTAAAAGTTATTGAAGCTGATGAGAAGCCACACTGTGAAGATAATACTGTTAAAGAGGAGTTAGCATCGTGA